One Bacillus sp. 1780r2a1 DNA segment encodes these proteins:
- a CDS encoding assimilatory sulfite reductase (NADPH) flavoprotein subunit: protein MQLQVTNSPFNQEQVELLNKLLPTLTESQKSWLGGYLAASGSASAPAPAVEPAQSVPATQPVSKDVTILYGSQTGNAQNLAGQTGKTLEAKGFNVKVASMSEFKPNTLKKLENLLIVVSTHGEGEPPDNALSFHEFLHGKRAPKLDNLRFSVLSLGDSSYEFFCQTGKEFDQRLEELGGTHLYPRVDCDLDYEELAAEWTEGVLNGLSEGSGVQEAAVAVEETSAQPSTYSRTNPFKAEVLENLNLNGRGSNKETRHLELSLEGSGLTFEPGDSLGVYPENDPELVDLLISELGFNPDEVVKVNKQGDVRSLREALISNFEITTLTKPLLEQVAKLTGNEELHALISDSTKVKEYVYGRDLLDLVKDFGPLGVSVEDFVTLLRKLPARLYSIASSLEANPDEVHLTIGAVRYDSHGRERKGVCSILCAERLQPGDTLPVYIQHNQNFKLPSNPETPIIMVGPGTGVAPFRSFMQEREEVGAEGKSWMFFGDQHFVTDFLYQTEWQQWLKAGVLTKMDVAFSRDTAEKVYVQHRMKKHSKELFEWLEEGAVVYICGDEKHMAHDVHNTLIDIIEQEGNVSREQAEQYLANMQQQKRYQRDVY, encoded by the coding sequence TTGCAACTTCAGGTTACAAACAGTCCTTTTAATCAAGAGCAGGTAGAATTACTTAACAAATTACTACCAACGCTAACAGAATCCCAAAAAAGTTGGCTAGGTGGATACTTGGCTGCAAGCGGTTCAGCATCAGCACCCGCACCCGCTGTTGAACCAGCGCAGAGTGTACCAGCTACTCAGCCGGTGTCTAAAGATGTAACAATTCTTTATGGATCTCAAACAGGAAATGCTCAAAACCTAGCAGGTCAAACAGGTAAAACATTAGAAGCAAAAGGTTTTAATGTTAAAGTCGCGTCTATGAGCGAGTTTAAACCAAATACCCTTAAAAAACTTGAGAATTTACTTATTGTGGTAAGCACTCATGGAGAAGGAGAGCCACCTGATAACGCGCTTTCTTTCCATGAATTTTTACACGGAAAACGCGCTCCAAAGCTTGATAATTTACGATTTTCAGTTCTTTCTCTTGGAGACAGTTCCTATGAGTTTTTCTGTCAAACAGGAAAAGAGTTTGATCAGCGCTTAGAAGAGCTAGGGGGTACGCACTTATATCCACGAGTTGACTGCGATTTAGATTATGAAGAACTAGCAGCAGAGTGGACAGAAGGTGTTTTAAATGGTTTAAGTGAGGGGAGCGGTGTTCAAGAGGCTGCTGTGGCAGTAGAAGAAACATCGGCACAGCCATCAACTTATTCTAGAACGAACCCATTTAAAGCTGAAGTACTAGAAAACTTAAACTTAAATGGTCGCGGATCAAATAAAGAAACGCGTCACTTAGAGTTATCTTTAGAAGGTTCTGGATTAACGTTTGAACCTGGTGATAGCTTGGGTGTTTATCCAGAGAATGATCCTGAACTTGTTGATTTGTTAATTTCAGAGCTAGGTTTCAATCCAGATGAAGTAGTAAAGGTGAACAAACAAGGCGATGTGCGTTCTCTACGTGAGGCGCTAATTTCAAACTTTGAAATTACTACATTAACAAAGCCGTTGCTTGAACAAGTTGCAAAGCTTACAGGAAATGAAGAGCTCCATGCGCTTATCAGTGATAGCACAAAAGTAAAAGAGTACGTTTATGGGCGTGACCTTTTAGATCTTGTTAAAGACTTCGGCCCTCTTGGCGTTTCAGTTGAAGACTTTGTTACTTTATTGCGTAAGTTGCCAGCACGGTTGTATTCCATTGCAAGCAGTTTAGAAGCTAATCCTGATGAAGTGCACTTAACAATTGGAGCTGTGCGCTACGATTCACATGGAAGAGAGCGTAAAGGCGTATGTTCTATTTTATGCGCAGAACGCTTACAGCCAGGTGATACTTTACCTGTTTATATTCAGCATAATCAAAACTTTAAACTTCCAAGTAATCCTGAAACGCCAATTATTATGGTTGGTCCAGGAACAGGAGTTGCACCGTTCCGTTCGTTTATGCAAGAGCGCGAAGAGGTCGGTGCAGAAGGTAAGTCATGGATGTTCTTTGGGGACCAGCATTTCGTGACGGACTTTTTATACCAAACGGAGTGGCAACAGTGGCTAAAAGCCGGTGTACTTACTAAGATGGATGTTGCATTTTCACGTGATACAGCTGAAAAAGTATATGTTCAGCATCGTATGAAAAAGCATAGTAAAGAGCTTTTTGAATGGTTAGAAGAAGGTGCAGTGGTTTATATTTGCGGAGATGAAAAGCATATGGCACATGACGTGCACAATACGCTGATTGATATTATTGAACAAGAAGGCAACGTAAGCCGTGAACAAGCAGAACAATATTTAGCTAATATGCAGCAGCAAAAGCGCTATCAGCGCGACGTATATTGA
- the cysI gene encoding assimilatory sulfite reductase (NADPH) hemoprotein subunit translates to MVNKILKAPEGPPSDVERIKEESNYLRGTLKESMLEPISSGISDDDNRLMKFHGSYLQDDRDLRNERQKQKLEPAYQFMLRVRTPGGVSTPEQWLVMDDLAQKYGNGTLKLTTRQAFQMHGILKWNMKQTIQDIHASMLDTIAACGDVNRNVMCNPNPYQSDIHEEVFEWSKQLSDYLLPRTRAYHELWLDEEKVASTPEVDEELEPMYGPLYLPRKFKIGIAVPPSNDIDVYSQDLGFIAIVEEGKLVGFNVAIGGGMGMTHGDKQTYPQLAKVIGFCTPDQILEVAEKIITIQRDYGNRSVRKYARFKYTVDRLGLDTVVEELENRLGWKLEEAKNFHFDHNGDRYGWEKGVRGKWHFTLFVQGGRVTDYDGYSLMTGLREIAKVHTGDFRLTANQNLVIANISSQNKKQISELIEQYGLTDGKHYSALRRSSLACVSLPTCGLAMAEAERYLPTLIEKIDGILDENGLRNQEITIRMTGCPNGCARPALGEIAFIGKAPGKYNMYLGAAFDGSRLSKIYRENIGESEILSELRVLISRYAKERHDGEHFGDFVVRVGVVQAVTDGTNFHS, encoded by the coding sequence ATGGTTAACAAAATTTTAAAAGCGCCCGAAGGTCCTCCAAGTGACGTTGAGCGCATAAAAGAAGAAAGTAATTATCTGCGCGGTACGTTGAAGGAATCGATGCTTGAGCCGATTAGCTCAGGGATTTCAGATGATGACAATCGCTTAATGAAATTTCATGGAAGCTATTTGCAAGATGATCGTGACCTTCGCAATGAGCGTCAGAAACAAAAGCTAGAGCCAGCTTACCAATTTATGCTTCGTGTTCGTACACCAGGCGGAGTTTCAACGCCAGAACAATGGCTTGTTATGGATGATTTAGCTCAAAAATATGGAAACGGCACGCTTAAGTTGACAACGCGTCAAGCTTTTCAAATGCATGGGATTCTAAAGTGGAACATGAAGCAAACGATTCAAGATATCCATGCATCAATGCTTGATACAATTGCAGCATGTGGTGACGTTAATCGTAACGTGATGTGCAACCCAAATCCTTACCAATCTGACATTCATGAAGAAGTATTTGAATGGTCAAAGCAACTCAGCGACTATCTGTTACCACGTACGCGAGCATATCATGAGCTTTGGTTAGATGAAGAAAAAGTCGCTTCAACGCCTGAAGTTGATGAAGAGCTTGAACCAATGTATGGGCCGTTATACTTACCTCGTAAATTCAAAATCGGGATTGCGGTGCCACCATCAAATGACATTGACGTTTATTCTCAAGATTTAGGCTTTATTGCAATTGTTGAAGAAGGTAAGCTAGTTGGCTTTAACGTTGCAATCGGAGGCGGTATGGGAATGACGCACGGAGATAAGCAAACATACCCGCAATTGGCAAAAGTGATTGGTTTCTGTACCCCAGACCAAATTCTTGAAGTAGCTGAAAAAATTATTACAATTCAGCGTGACTACGGTAACCGCTCTGTACGTAAATACGCGCGCTTTAAGTATACGGTTGATCGCTTAGGGTTAGATACGGTCGTTGAAGAGTTAGAAAATCGTTTAGGGTGGAAGCTTGAAGAAGCGAAAAACTTTCACTTTGACCATAACGGTGATCGCTATGGATGGGAAAAAGGTGTCAGAGGAAAATGGCATTTTACACTATTTGTTCAAGGGGGCCGCGTAACGGATTACGATGGTTATTCGTTAATGACTGGGTTGCGTGAGATTGCGAAAGTGCATACTGGAGATTTCCGCTTAACAGCCAATCAAAATTTAGTTATTGCTAATATATCAAGCCAAAACAAAAAGCAAATTAGTGAATTAATTGAACAATATGGATTAACAGATGGTAAGCATTATTCCGCACTTCGCCGTAGTTCACTGGCTTGTGTATCGTTACCTACCTGTGGATTAGCGATGGCAGAAGCAGAGCGCTACTTGCCGACTCTTATTGAGAAAATTGATGGAATTTTAGATGAAAATGGTCTTCGCAATCAAGAGATTACGATTCGTATGACTGGCTGTCCAAATGGATGTGCTAGACCTGCACTTGGTGAGATTGCCTTTATCGGTAAAGCGCCTGGAAAATACAATATGTACCTAGGAGCTGCTTTTGACGGTAGTCGCTTAAGTAAAATATATCGTGAGAATATCGGTGAAAGCGAAATTTTAAGCGAGCTACGTGTACTAATTAGCCGCTATGCAAAAGAGCGTCATGATGGTGAACACTTCGGTGACTTTGTTGTGCGTGTTGGGGTTGTGCAGGCCGTAACGGACGGTACGAATTTCCACAGCTAA
- a CDS encoding LacI family DNA-binding transcriptional regulator, protein MATIKDIAQQAGVSIATVSRILNSDQTLSVADDTRKRVINTAKSLNYQSSKRKNMAHSKLTETRSIGLILTTSPKDEVNDPYFLSIRLGIESICEAYQFKVENVFVVGENEIPKGGLNHLDGLIVIGAIDEKDLTSFYYNKNRLIFVDYAPEDTGFDVVTSDFEAATRGLIEKLEEMKHKDIAFIGGKVITKRLSDSAGEHHSESRQKTYERVMKEKGNFNSRYIKVAGWDPIHGYEMTKELIEQGSMPTAIIAASDPLAIGALKALNEACISVPKEVSVVSFDDISAAAYLTPSLSTVKIYTEEMGKTAVKLLHDRLKGRELPIKVMLPTSFIARESIAEKTK, encoded by the coding sequence ATGGCAACGATTAAAGATATTGCACAGCAAGCAGGTGTTTCAATTGCTACCGTATCTAGAATTTTAAATAGTGATCAAACACTATCCGTCGCTGATGATACGCGGAAGCGAGTGATAAACACTGCAAAAAGCTTAAATTATCAGTCGTCAAAAAGAAAAAACATGGCACATTCAAAGTTAACAGAGACTCGTTCTATCGGTTTAATTCTAACAACATCACCAAAAGATGAAGTGAATGATCCATATTTTTTATCTATTCGATTAGGCATTGAAAGTATTTGTGAAGCTTATCAATTTAAGGTGGAAAACGTGTTTGTGGTTGGTGAAAATGAAATCCCTAAAGGCGGACTTAATCATTTAGACGGCTTAATTGTGATAGGGGCAATTGATGAAAAAGATTTAACTTCATTTTATTACAATAAAAATAGGCTAATCTTTGTGGACTATGCTCCTGAAGATACAGGTTTTGACGTAGTAACCTCTGATTTCGAAGCTGCAACTAGAGGTTTGATTGAAAAACTGGAAGAAATGAAGCATAAAGATATCGCTTTTATTGGTGGAAAAGTGATTACAAAGCGTCTCAGTGACAGTGCTGGAGAGCATCACTCTGAAAGCCGTCAAAAAACATATGAGCGAGTGATGAAGGAAAAAGGAAACTTTAATTCACGCTACATAAAAGTGGCAGGATGGGATCCAATTCACGGATATGAGATGACAAAAGAGTTAATTGAACAGGGCAGCATGCCGACTGCAATTATTGCAGCGAGTGACCCTTTAGCTATTGGCGCTTTAAAAGCGCTTAATGAAGCATGTATTTCTGTGCCAAAGGAAGTATCAGTTGTTAGTTTTGATGATATTAGTGCAGCTGCTTATTTAACTCCAAGCTTATCTACGGTGAAAATTTATACAGAGGAAATGGGGAAAACAGCGGTAAAGCTTTTACACGATCGGTTAAAAGGAAGAGAATTACCGATTAAAGTAATGTTACCTACGAGCTTTATTGCTCGGGAAAGTATAGCAGAAAAAACCAAATAA
- a CDS encoding class I SAM-dependent methyltransferase: protein MNSINVWNPSLYDQKMQFVSKYGESLIDILSPREGERILDLGCGTGDLTAKIAEHNALVTGIDYSEEMINAARNKYSHIQFNIGEGQSFVVNQPYDAIFSNAALHWMKDAKGVLSSVHQALKPKGRFVAEFGGKGNIQSIIESISYFLQHEYSIDAKERNPWYFPSIGEYSVLLEETGFKVLFAQHFNRITPLADGEDGMQQWLESFAGDFVTGLSHSEKKHLFGQVTKHLKPQLYIKGRFEADYQRIRIVAIRE from the coding sequence ATGAACTCAATAAATGTTTGGAATCCTTCTTTATATGACCAAAAGATGCAGTTTGTTTCAAAGTATGGTGAAAGTTTAATTGATATTCTTTCTCCTAGAGAAGGTGAACGGATTTTAGATTTAGGATGCGGTACAGGTGATTTAACTGCAAAAATTGCTGAGCATAATGCGTTAGTCACGGGTATAGACTATTCCGAAGAAATGATTAATGCTGCTAGAAACAAGTATTCACACATACAATTTAATATCGGAGAAGGACAGTCATTCGTAGTTAATCAACCATACGATGCGATTTTTTCAAATGCAGCGCTTCACTGGATGAAAGATGCTAAAGGTGTATTATCATCAGTTCACCAAGCTTTAAAACCGAAAGGGCGATTTGTTGCCGAATTCGGTGGGAAAGGTAATATTCAAAGCATTATTGAGAGCATTTCGTATTTTCTACAACATGAATATAGCATTGATGCAAAGGAAAGGAACCCTTGGTATTTTCCTAGTATAGGAGAATATAGCGTGTTGCTTGAAGAGACCGGGTTTAAAGTGCTCTTTGCACAGCACTTTAACCGCATTACACCGTTAGCTGATGGTGAGGACGGTATGCAGCAATGGTTAGAAAGTTTTGCTGGTGATTTTGTGACAGGCCTTAGTCATAGTGAGAAGAAACACCTTTTTGGACAAGTCACTAAGCATCTTAAGCCACAGCTGTATATAAAAGGTCGGTTTGAAGCCGATTATCAACGTATTCGAATAGTGGCAATAAGAGAATGA
- a CDS encoding alpha-galactosidase → MGIIFDEKNKVFHLKAKDTSYAMGLVRDNYLAHFYWGRKINNYNHTNQIQPLDRSFSPNPYQGDRTFSLDWLPQEYPQHGNGDFRSPAYQVELPNGTVVTDLRYKEHRIYKGKPNLEELPATYIHSDDEAETLEILLEDSVIGLHVTLQYTVFENYNAITRAIKFENQGKESIKLIRALSANVDFRDAEFDMLSLPGAWGKERHVERQSLHTGIQSVGSIRGASSHQQNPFLALLRKDTTEYSGEVYGFNFVYSGNFLAQIEVDQFSTARLSVGIHPHNFTWLLEKEQTFQTPEVVMVYSSAGLSEMSHTFHHLYKNHLLRGEFKTKDRPILVNNWEATYFDFDAEKVEQIAKVGSELGMELFVLDDGWFKKRNSDTTSLGDWFVDNEKLPAGLEDVAKRVNNVNMEFGLWFEPEMVSKDSDLYREHPDWCLHVPNRHRTESREQLVLDFSREDVRTEITKRISAILSKVPITYVKWDMNRHLTEVGSALLPAERQKETSHRHILGVYKMMEDLTTAFPHILFESCSGGGGRFDPGMLYYMPQTWTSDNTDAVERLKIQYGTSLVYPIVSMGAHVSDIPNHQVHRYAPLKMRGDVAMAGNLGYELDLTKLTDEEKQAVKEQIVEYKEIRRLIQYGDFYRLLSPFEGNETAWLFTDEAKEEVVVFYYRVLAEPATPLRSIKLHGLASDKSYELIGTDNVYGGDELMYSGIHVPISLQGDFQSYVWKFKAKR, encoded by the coding sequence ATGGGTATTATATTTGATGAAAAGAATAAGGTTTTTCACTTGAAAGCGAAAGATACCAGCTACGCAATGGGGCTTGTTCGTGATAATTACTTAGCTCATTTTTACTGGGGAAGAAAAATCAATAACTACAACCATACAAACCAGATTCAGCCGCTAGACCGTTCATTTTCTCCGAATCCATATCAAGGAGACCGCACTTTTTCACTGGATTGGTTGCCTCAAGAGTACCCTCAGCATGGTAACGGTGATTTTCGTTCACCCGCTTATCAAGTTGAGCTGCCGAATGGTACAGTGGTTACGGATTTACGTTATAAAGAGCATCGGATTTATAAAGGGAAACCGAACTTAGAAGAACTACCAGCTACATATATTCATTCCGATGATGAAGCAGAGACGCTTGAAATTTTGCTAGAAGACAGCGTCATTGGTTTACATGTAACGTTACAATATACGGTTTTTGAAAACTATAATGCGATTACGCGGGCGATAAAGTTTGAAAATCAAGGGAAAGAATCAATAAAGTTAATTCGTGCTCTCAGTGCTAATGTTGATTTTCGAGATGCAGAATTTGATATGCTTTCGTTGCCAGGAGCATGGGGAAAAGAACGGCATGTTGAGCGTCAGTCATTGCATACGGGTATTCAATCTGTTGGTAGTATAAGAGGAGCAAGCAGTCATCAGCAGAACCCTTTTCTTGCTCTACTTCGTAAAGATACGACTGAATATTCAGGAGAAGTATACGGATTTAACTTTGTTTACAGCGGAAATTTCTTAGCTCAAATAGAAGTAGATCAATTTTCAACGGCGCGTTTATCAGTAGGTATTCATCCTCATAATTTTACGTGGTTACTAGAAAAAGAACAAACTTTTCAAACGCCAGAAGTTGTGATGGTGTATTCATCTGCTGGTTTGTCGGAGATGTCTCACACATTTCACCACCTTTATAAAAACCATCTACTGCGTGGCGAATTTAAAACGAAAGATCGGCCAATTCTGGTTAATAATTGGGAAGCTACTTACTTTGACTTTGATGCGGAGAAAGTGGAGCAAATTGCCAAGGTAGGTAGTGAACTCGGCATGGAGCTATTTGTGCTTGATGATGGTTGGTTTAAAAAGCGCAACTCAGATACAACATCACTTGGAGATTGGTTCGTTGATAATGAAAAGCTTCCTGCCGGTCTAGAAGATGTAGCCAAACGTGTGAACAACGTCAATATGGAGTTCGGTTTATGGTTTGAACCTGAAATGGTTTCAAAAGATAGTGACTTATATAGAGAACATCCAGATTGGTGCTTGCACGTACCGAACCGTCATCGAACAGAAAGCCGAGAGCAGCTCGTTCTGGATTTTTCCAGGGAAGATGTACGCACTGAAATTACAAAACGTATCTCAGCTATTCTTTCAAAGGTTCCAATTACGTATGTTAAATGGGATATGAACCGTCACTTAACAGAAGTGGGTTCTGCGCTTCTTCCTGCTGAGCGTCAAAAAGAAACGTCCCATCGTCATATTTTAGGCGTATATAAAATGATGGAAGACCTTACAACTGCGTTTCCTCATATTTTATTTGAAAGCTGTTCTGGTGGTGGAGGACGCTTCGACCCAGGAATGCTTTATTATATGCCGCAAACGTGGACCAGCGATAACACGGATGCAGTGGAGCGCTTAAAAATTCAGTATGGAACAAGCCTTGTCTACCCAATTGTATCCATGGGAGCACACGTATCTGATATTCCGAATCACCAAGTTCACCGTTATGCACCGTTAAAGATGCGCGGTGATGTAGCGATGGCTGGAAACCTTGGTTATGAATTAGATTTAACGAAGTTAACAGACGAAGAGAAACAAGCTGTAAAAGAGCAAATTGTGGAATACAAAGAAATTCGAAGACTCATTCAATACGGTGATTTTTATCGACTTTTGAGTCCGTTTGAAGGAAATGAAACGGCATGGTTGTTTACGGATGAAGCAAAAGAAGAAGTAGTGGTATTTTATTATCGTGTACTTGCTGAGCCAGCAACACCGCTGCGTTCAATCAAGCTCCATGGATTAGCTTCAGACAAGTCATATGAATTAATAGGAACGGATAACGTATACGGAGGCGATGAGCTTATGTATAGCGGAATTCATGTACCTATTTCCTTGCAAGGTGACTTTCAAAGCTATGTATGGAAATTTAAAGCAAAAAGATAA
- a CDS encoding multidrug effflux MFS transporter: MMQREFAQSIAAGSKSRLLLVLILGGLGAFGPFTIDMYLPALPTIAKELDATTSLVQMSLTACLIGLAFGQLLMGPFSDIKGRKKPLVISIIIYTIASALCVVAPSIWLFIALRFIQGAAGAAGMVISRASVRDLFSGTDLTKFFAMLMLVNGLAPIVAPIAGGQVLEFVSWRGVFGVLTAIGIVMLISVMVGLDETLPPERRKTGGFREILQTFGSLVKDKTFVGYALTQGLVMSAMFAYISGSTFVLQEIYGLSPQMFSGVFAINGVGLIIATQVTGRLAGKISESTLLTYGLIQATIGSISLVLAILLTDSVLLLCIFLFLSVTSVGIVNTTVFSLAMQTQGKQAGSAAALLGLLPFLLGGSVAPLVGAFGKNTDLAMGIVIAICELLALCAYMLLVKKKR, encoded by the coding sequence ATGATGCAAAGAGAGTTTGCGCAAAGTATAGCAGCTGGTTCAAAAAGCCGCTTGCTGCTCGTTTTAATTTTAGGAGGGTTGGGTGCATTTGGTCCTTTTACAATTGATATGTATTTACCAGCTCTTCCCACAATCGCAAAAGAACTTGATGCGACAACATCTTTAGTTCAAATGAGTTTAACAGCCTGCTTGATTGGGCTAGCATTTGGCCAACTATTAATGGGTCCTTTTAGCGATATTAAAGGTCGAAAAAAACCGCTCGTTATTTCAATTATTATCTACACAATTGCTTCAGCTTTATGTGTTGTGGCACCTTCTATTTGGCTGTTTATTGCCCTTCGCTTTATTCAAGGAGCTGCAGGGGCGGCTGGTATGGTCATTTCAAGGGCTAGCGTCCGAGACTTATTTTCAGGAACGGACTTAACCAAATTTTTTGCAATGTTGATGCTTGTTAACGGGTTAGCACCTATTGTGGCACCCATCGCAGGTGGTCAAGTACTGGAGTTTGTATCATGGCGAGGAGTATTCGGCGTTTTAACTGCAATTGGCATAGTTATGTTAATTAGCGTTATGGTTGGTCTGGATGAAACGCTACCACCTGAACGCCGTAAAACAGGGGGCTTTAGAGAGATTTTACAAACGTTCGGAAGCCTAGTGAAAGATAAAACATTTGTAGGTTACGCGTTGACGCAAGGGTTGGTAATGAGCGCCATGTTTGCTTACATTTCGGGCTCAACATTTGTTCTTCAAGAAATTTATGGGCTATCTCCACAAATGTTTAGTGGAGTATTTGCTATTAATGGTGTAGGTTTAATTATCGCCACGCAGGTGACAGGACGTTTGGCAGGGAAAATTTCTGAAAGTACATTGTTAACGTATGGTTTGATTCAAGCTACAATTGGGAGCATTAGCTTAGTACTCGCTATTCTATTGACAGACTCTGTCTTGCTTCTATGTATCTTTTTATTTTTATCAGTAACAAGTGTTGGGATTGTTAACACAACGGTATTTTCATTAGCCATGCAAACTCAAGGAAAACAAGCAGGGAGTGCAGCTGCTTTGTTAGGTTTACTGCCATTTTTATTAGGAGGATCTGTAGCGCCATTGGTGGGAGCATTTGGAAAAAATACGGATTTGGCGATGGGAATTGTCATTGCAATTTGTGAGTTACTTGCTTTATGTGCTTATATGTTGCTCGTTAAGAAAAAACGATAA
- a CDS encoding LysR family transcriptional regulator: MEIRLFQYVIEVYKMKSFTKAAANLHIAQPSLSKQISKLEDELGILLFNRYSTGIEITEKGKLFVVRAQAILRMHDNLQKELEDSKNIKENSITIGVTPITGGHLLPPLLKQFMHEYQTVKVKFVEDSSENILNLLVNTKVDFALLSLPIKDERLKYEPFLTEALYLAVPKNSPNWLPPLSNRLTDYKNCPFVLLKSGFDFRSKVLSLCANHQFQPAVAYETSSIETAQSLVLNGLGVTLVPEMVIKRDNPSMIRYIKLEHATRTLVFAHVKDSYLSQASKNFINMAKSTAASIFS, from the coding sequence ATGGAGATACGCTTATTTCAATATGTAATAGAAGTCTACAAGATGAAAAGCTTTACGAAAGCTGCTGCGAATTTACATATCGCTCAGCCTTCTTTAAGTAAACAAATCTCCAAGCTAGAAGATGAGCTGGGTATTTTATTATTTAATCGTTATTCAACTGGTATTGAAATAACAGAGAAAGGCAAGCTGTTTGTTGTAAGAGCACAAGCTATTTTACGTATGCATGACAATTTACAAAAAGAGCTAGAGGATTCCAAAAACATAAAAGAAAATAGTATCACAATTGGCGTTACCCCTATCACAGGTGGGCATCTTCTTCCGCCTTTACTAAAGCAGTTTATGCATGAGTATCAAACTGTAAAAGTAAAGTTTGTGGAAGACTCAAGCGAAAATATACTGAATTTATTAGTCAACACTAAAGTAGATTTTGCTTTGCTATCGCTTCCGATTAAAGATGAACGCTTAAAATATGAACCTTTTTTAACAGAAGCTCTCTACCTTGCCGTTCCAAAGAATTCGCCCAATTGGCTACCACCTTTATCGAATCGCTTAACAGATTACAAAAATTGCCCATTCGTCTTATTAAAAAGCGGGTTTGATTTCCGCTCAAAGGTACTCTCTTTATGTGCAAATCACCAGTTCCAACCAGCAGTAGCTTATGAAACAAGTAGTATTGAAACAGCTCAATCATTAGTTTTGAACGGCCTTGGAGTTACCCTTGTTCCTGAAATGGTTATTAAACGTGACAATCCTTCCATGATTCGCTATATAAAACTAGAGCACGCTACGCGTACGCTTGTATTTGCTCACGTCAAGGATTCCTACCTTAGTCAAGCTTCAAAGAACTTTATAAATATGGCAAAAAGCACCGCAGCTTCTATCTTTAGTTAG